The segment TTGAAATCCGCCTCTGAATACGACAATGCTTTAGCGTCCGGCGACAAATTAGTCGTCgttgatttttttgccaCATGGTGTGGTCCATGTAAGATGATTGCCCCAATGATCGAAAAGTTTGCGGAACAATATTCTGACGCTTCCTTCTACAAGTTGGATGTTGATGAAGTTACAGACATTGCTCAAAAAGCCGAAGTCTCTTCCATGCCCACTATTGTCTTCTACAAGGGCGGTAAGGAAGTTACCAGAGTGGTCGGTGCTAACCCAGCTGCTATCAAACAAGCCATCGCTTCCAACGTATAGCTGGTGATATAATAACACTACgtaaaaatatatcatGCCTGCACGGAGTAAGTAAAAAGctttttaaagaaattctaTTATATCTATGTCTTTTATGTCatgtttttattgtttgttGTATATTTCATCGTCGGTGTAGCCGAGAATGTATAAGATATCTTTCATGGACTTGGTGTTCAACTTGCAAGGTGCAGCTTTTTGTACTTTTGGCTTGGCGTTCCATGCAATACCAAAACCGGCGGTAGCCATGGCTGGTAGATCGTTACCACCGTCACCCACCATACAACTTGACTCAACAGGAACTTTGTAGTCCTTGCATAGTTGCAGAAGGGTCTCACTCTTGCATTCTCCATCGACAATAGGGCCCAGTGTCTTACCAGTTAATTTTCCCTCGGCATCTACTTCCAGCAAGTTAGCCTTACAGAAATCTAAACCTAGTTGATTTTTAATAAAACTGGCAAATTGGATAAATCCACCGCTTAAAACGGCAAGCTTACAATTTTTGGCGTGAAGGAACTTACAAAGTTCGGGTACACCCTTGGTGATCTccaatttttgttttatctCATCATATAATGTATCAATTTGTAGGCCTTGCAATAGTTTAACGCGTTCTCTTAAAGACTCTTTGAAATCTAGCTCATTGTTCATGGCTCTTTCTGTGATTTCGTGCACTTGTTTTTCGACGCTAGCATAAGCAGCAATCAGTTCGATGACCTCTTGGTAGATCAATGTTGAGTCCATGTCGAAGACAAATAGCTTTTTAGCTTGACGATATTCATTGTCGGCAGAAATGATTACATCAACATCACTATGACTTTCAATCATGCCCATCAATTCATTCTTGAGATTGTTCTGAGAAACAGATTCTGCGACTTCAACATATATGTCGGTAGCTCTTGTTGATAGTTTCTTGGTGCTACTGATCGATATCTCCTTTTTCGAGCattcaataatttcattGGCTAGCTGATCGATAGTTTCCTGTGGGAGACTTTCTCCATGAGCTATGCAAGTGATAACAAATCTTGACATTTTAGTACGCTAGCGAGGACTATGTATATACGATTGAGCCAGCTTGAATATAGTTATCTGTTTCTTCCTCTATGTAGTTTCATACttctcaaattttttattttttttttcactaaagCTCTTTTCGAGATTATTAGTATTgactctttctttctcgGTGCAAAATATTTATGATTTAAGAAGAGTTGCCAACGTACATCAGGATTGAGTATCCCAATAGGTTACTACTAGGAAGAGTAATAAGGATGTCTGCAAAACAGCAACTACGTATACTGGTTCCAGTGAAAAGggtagttgattttcaaattAAACCAAGAGTAAATAAGACCTTAACCGGAATTGAAACTAATGGGATTAAATTCAGCATTAACccatttgatgatattgcAGTAGAAGAGGCTATCAGGATtaaggagaagaaaaagggtTTGGTAGACTCCACACATGCTGTGTCTATTGGTTCTGCCAAATCTCAGGATATTTTAAGAAATTGTCTTGCTAAGGGTATTGACACCTGCAGTTTAATTGACTCCATGGGTAAAGGGGACATAGAGCCCTTAGCTATTGCAAAAATCTTGAAGGctgttgttgaaaaaaagggttCCAACTTGGTTTTGATGGGTAAGCAAGCAATTGATGACGACTGTAACAATACTGGTCAAATGTTGGCAGGTTTATTAAACTGGCCACAGGCCACAAACGCGGCCAAGGTGGAATTCCTTGATAATGGTAAAGTTCAAGTAACAAGAGAAATTGATGATGGCGAAGAAGTCATCGAAGCTTCCTTACCGATGGTTATAACCACGGATTTGAGATTGAACACTCCGCGTTACGTAGGACTGCCTAAATTAATGAAGGCAAAAAAGAAGCCTATTGAGAAATTGGATATAGCAAAAGATTTTCCTGATATTAACATTGAGCCTCAGCTAAAGACGATTTCGATGGAAGAACCAAAAAATAAGCCACCAGGAGTGAAATTGAACTCTGTAGATGAATTGATTGAAAAGTTAAAGGACGCGAAGGTCATTTAAATGGACCAGCGCACGATGAAGTTAAACGAAActgataatattaatattattcatAAATAATTGCTgtatatgtgtatataGATGCGAAAAATGCAATCCAACTATGAATTATCCTTTCTTGATGGAGATAATAATGTGTTTCCAACTATTCCTGGTGGTTTTTTACTCATATACTGTTCCTTGTACCACTGTTCgaattttttattggagGAATCATGCAACTGGCAAACCCTGGTGACGTTGTCACATTCTTCGTACCAAGGGTATAATAAATCCTTTGTTGGTTGTAATGGTGGCAATTTGAATTCAGGCATTTGGAACCTAGACACTGTTTCCTGAGGAAAATCCTTACCATATTTGTTGTAAAGGGGAACATGTCGTAGTAGTTGTTCAACATTActgttcatttttttgtgCGATCGATCCTTATTCCCTTTAGCTTGATTGTAATATCAGTGATAACCTCGTAAACCGCTTAAAATTCGGACTGTCTTCAACGGAAATACAAATGAAGGAAGGATAAACTGTATAAAAAGTATGTGTGCGTCACGTAAAAAAGtgaattatatatatatattgaGAGTGGCGATCATCCAAGAATTGCCTCGTTAAAATTCTTAATGAAAAGTACATAAATCATTATAAAATTACTTGTTCGTATATAATACGAACGGGAAagagaaatgaaaaataaaatataaaaaagggGCACATATCATTATTCGATACATCTGGTTTTTGTAGAATATACCTCTCTGTCAGAGTCAATGCCCAACGTTAATGTAGCTATTGAACCTAAACTTTCGCTTCGGACAAAATCGTTGAAGTAAAGTTTATAGGATGGCATGTACCTGTCCACAAAGGCATGTACCTGTTTATCAGTCATTCCCTTTCCCACCTTAGATATTAACTCGTGCTCCTGTTGCAATCTCCAACCGTAAACGTTGTTGATGTCATCAGTAGTAAATACTATCCCTAAAGATTTTATTTCTGGGTTCCGCCACAACAAATCActgtaaaagaaaagcttgGCATTAACATCAACCATGTCCCCAGTCAGAAGgtcattgttttcaataCCTTGCAAAATAGGATTGAACCCAAGGAACCAACCTTCtaagataaaaatatcaactggtagtttgattttttgacCAGTCAGGCAACGATCTCCCTCTCCATTAAATTGAGATTTATCGTATTTGGGCAACGTGACGGTTTCTTGATCCGGATGCTGGTCATTATTAAGGATTGTATTCAACACTTCTTGCAACAACTTCATATCATGAGTACCAGGTAAGCCACGTCCTTGTAAGAGCTTGTTGTCCTTGAATTGCTCATTCAACCTAAATTGGTCTTCATGGgtcaaataaaaatcatCGATTGAGGCAAAACCAATAGATTTTTCGTTCCCGTATTTTTCCATCAAATGATTATATATTTGAACGCTTGTAAAACTTTTACCTGAGCCCTGTGGACCcgagaagaaaatgaacaaaggacttttttttcccgTCTCAAACCATTCAGGTATGTACTTATCCAAGAATTCTATTGTATAGTCCGGTATCTTTTTTGACTTATCACACATTTGTAGTTTTATTACTTTATATTATAATTCAGAACTTTTTCAGAACTTTCTGTCCctattatattttatataccgTTATCTTAGTTTTGTTCCTCTCAAATATGTGCTCTGGCAAGTGGTTATAGGTTCAGTTACAGTATCATTTTGATCACTGAAATTCTAATGCATTTATTGTTCTCATACATGCGTCTCCCCGCTTCGTTTGGTAATTAggtttttttctccttaACGGAATCGGAAATTTGCGACGTTAATGAACCCCGGTTAtgattaagaaaaaagggcAGTAGAACGTTAAATACTTTCTATGAATAAGCtaaaaaacattattagtcGCAATAGAGTTCGTATTATcgttaatatttttatttgtcTTTCTTAAAATTCTATATAATCAAGTTATCTTAAAACAACCCATCAATTTCACCGTCGTCATCGACTTCGACAGCCATGTAACCAGCATAGGTAGCCAAACCAGGAATGGTTTGAATTTCAGCAGCAAGAGCGTATAAGTATCCAGCACCATTAGACAATCTGACGTCTCTGATGGGGAAAGTGAATCCAGTAGGGACACCTTTCAGAGTGGCGTCATGGGATAACGAGTATTGGGTCTTCGCAATACAAATAGGTAAGTTACCGAAACCTTGTTCTTTGTACATGTCGATCTTGCGTTCCGCTTCTGGTAAAATGTCAATTGCTGCACCACCATACATCTTTTGAACGATTGTAGTCAATTTGTCTTCAACGGATGAATTGACATCGTATAGGAAATGGAAGTCTACTGGTTGGCTGGAGGCTTCAATGACGGCCTTCGCCAAATCAATAGCACCTTTACCACCTTCGGCCCAATGGTTAGAGGACACGGCGTCAAATGCGCCGGCCTCTAGAGCTGCTTTTCTAATGGCGGCAACCTCGCCGTCAGTATCAGTTTCGAACTTGTTAATTGCTACAACCACAGGAACACCAAACTGTTTAATGTTGGCAATTTGTTTACACATATTGGCTGCACCCTTTTCTACGAACTCTATATTCTCTTCGGTGTATGCGGCAGGTAAAGATTGACCAGGCTTAACATCTGGAGCACCACCGTGCGATTTCAAAGCCCTGACGGTAGCGACCAGAACCACTGCATTTGGTGTCAATCCGGAGGAACGGCacttgatattgaagaatctTTCACCACCCATGGTAAAATCAAAACCTGCCTCGGTGACTACATAGCCAGCCTCTGTTTTTGCTTCAGGCTCAGTTCCGACTAATTTAAGAGCCACACGATCGGCGATAACAGAAGAAGCACCGATTGAGATGTTAGCAAATGGGCCGGCATGGACCAGGACAGGTGTACCTTCCAAAGTTTGCATCAAATTTGGTTTGATTGCATCCCTTAATAGAGCGGTTAAGGCGCCGGTGCAACCCACATCTTCCACAGTAACTGGGGACCTGTTTACATCTGCGGCAACAACAATACGTCCAATACGTTCCTTCATGTCTCTCAAGTCCTTTGAAAGAGCAAGAATAGCCATCAGTTCGGATGCGACGGTAATGTCGAATCCGGTGACTCTTGTATGATTTTTCTCGGTAGGGGCTTGGCCAATGGTGACCTGCCTTAACATTCTATCGTTGATGTCAACCACCCTCTTGATAGTAATGGTGTCTGGGTCAATGTTCAATCTTGCAAATTGGTTGATCTCTTCTGGAGTTAAATCGTCGGGATTGGTCTTTTGGATACCTAGTCTGTTTAATCTTCTTTGCATGGAAGGAGTGAACTTTCTCTTCCCATTCTTCCTTGGTACTAATCTATTGTAGAAAGTAGTGTCGTTCTTCTGGGTGGTTTCATGGAACATTCTTGTGTCGATGGCTGCGGCAAGTAGGTTGTTGGCGGCACCAATGGCGTGAATGTCACCAGTCAAATGTAAGTTGAATTCATCCATTGGGATGACTTGAGAGTAACCACCCCCTGCAGCACCACCTTTAACACCCAAAGTGGGCCCTAGAGAAGGCTGCCTGACGTTGGCGATAGCAGGCTTTCCCAAATGAGCTGTTAGTGCCTGAACAAGTCCCATTGTAGTGGTCGATTTACCTTCTCCTAGAGGTGTGGGTGTGATACCTGACACCAAGATATATTTACCATCCTGGCGTGATTGTAGCCTCTCGATGACTTTAGGAGAAATTTTTGCCTTATAGTGTCCGTATAGCTCTAATTCATGGGAGTAAATACCCAATTCCTTAGCAAGTTGGTTAATGAGCTTTGGTTGCTGTGCTCTAGAGATGTCTATATCGGATGGAACAGGGGTCAGCAACTTTAAGGGCAAAGGAGGAATCTGAAGAGGTTTCGAGGATTCGGCTATTTGGCGTTTGGCGGCAATCAAGGTGTTTTGCATTAGCATAGCCACCGTCATAGGTCCA is part of the Saccharomyces mikatae IFO 1815 strain IFO1815 genome assembly, chromosome: 16 genome and harbors:
- the MVB12 gene encoding ubiquitin-binding ESCRT-I subunit protein MVB12 (similar to Saccharomyces cerevisiae MVB12 (YGR206W); ancestral locus Anc_5.127), producing the protein MNSNVEQLLRHVPLYNKYGKDFPQETVSRFQMPEFKLPPLQPTKDLLYPWYEECDNVTRVCQLHDSSNKKFEQWYKEQYMSKKPPGIVGNTLLSPSRKDNS
- the ADE3 gene encoding trifunctional formate-tetrahydrofolate ligase/methenyltetrahydrofolate cyclohydrolase/methylenetetrahydrofolate dehydrogenase ADE3 (similar to Saccharomyces cerevisiae ADE3 (YGR204W); ancestral locus Anc_5.134), yielding MTGQVLDGKACAQQFRNDIANEIKSIQGHVPGFAPVLAIIQVGNRPDSATYVRMKRKAAEEAGIVANFIHLDEAISEFEVLRHVDQLNEDPQTHGIIVQLPLPAHLDEDRITSRVLAEKDVDGFGPTNIGELNKKNGHPFFLPCTPKGIIELLHKANVTIEGSRSVVIGRSDIVGSPVAELLKSLNSTVTITHSKTRDIASYLHNADIVVVAIGQPEFVKGEWFKPIDSTSTNKKTVVIDVGTNYVADASKKSGFKCVGDVEFNEAIKYVHLITPVPGGVGPMTVAMLMQNTLIAAKRQIAESSKPLQIPPLPLKLLTPVPSDIDISRAQQPKLINQLAKELGIYSHELELYGHYKAKISPKVIERLQSRQDGKYILVSGITPTPLGEGKSTTTMGLVQALTAHLGKPAIANVRQPSLGPTLGVKGGAAGGGYSQVIPMDEFNLHLTGDIHAIGAANNLLAAAIDTRMFHETTQKNDTTFYNRLVPRKNGKRKFTPSMQRRLNRLGIQKTNPDDLTPEEINQFARLNIDPDTITIKRVVDINDRMLRQVTIGQAPTEKNHTRVTGFDITVASELMAILALSKDLRDMKERIGRIVVAADVNRSPVTVEDVGCTGALTALLRDAIKPNLMQTLEGTPVLVHAGPFANISIGASSVIADRVALKLVGTEPEAKTEAGYVVTEAGFDFTMGGERFFNIKCRSSGLTPNAVVLVATVRALKSHGGAPDVKPGQSLPAAYTEENIEFVEKGAANMCKQIANIKQFGVPVVVAINKFETDTDGEVAAIRKAALEAGAFDAVSSNHWAEGGKGAIDLAKAVIEASSQPVDFHFLYDVNSSVEDKLTTIVQKMYGGAAIDILPEAERKIDMYKEQGFGNLPICIAKTQYSLSHDATLKGVPTGFTFPIRDVRLSNGAGYLYALAAEIQTIPGLATYAGYMAVEVDDDGEIDGLF
- the CIR1 gene encoding Cir1p (similar to Saccharomyces cerevisiae CIR1 (YGR207C); ancestral locus Anc_5.126), giving the protein MSAKQQLRILVPVKRVVDFQIKPRVNKTLTGIETNGIKFSINPFDDIAVEEAIRIKEKKKGLVDSTHAVSIGSAKSQDILRNCLAKGIDTCSLIDSMGKGDIEPLAIAKILKAVVEKKGSNLVLMGKQAIDDDCNNTGQMLAGLLNWPQATNAAKVEFLDNGKVQVTREIDDGEEVIEASLPMVITTDLRLNTPRYVGLPKLMKAKKKPIEKLDIAKDFPDINIEPQLKTISMEEPKNKPPGVKLNSVDELIEKLKDAKVI
- the TDA10 gene encoding putative ATP-dependent kinase (similar to Saccharomyces cerevisiae TDA10 (YGR205W); ancestral locus Anc_5.132) — protein: MCDKSKKIPDYTIEFLDKYIPEWFETGKKSPLFIFFSGPQGSGKSFTSVQIYNHLMEKYGNEKSIGFASIDDFYLTHEDQFRLNEQFKDNKLLQGRGLPGTHDMKLLQEVLNTILNNDQHPDQETVTLPKYDKSQFNGEGDRCLTGQKIKLPVDIFILEGWFLGFNPILQGIENNDLLTGDMVDVNAKLFFYSDLLWRNPEIKSLGIVFTTDDINNVYGWRLQQEHELISKVGKGMTDKQVHAFVDRYMPSYKLYFNDFVRSESLGSIATLTLGIDSDREVYSTKTRCIE
- the TRX2 gene encoding thioredoxin TRX2 (similar to Saccharomyces cerevisiae TRX2 (YGR209C) and TRX1 (YLR043C); ancestral locus Anc_5.124) translates to MVAELKSASEYDNALASGDKLVVVDFFATWCGPCKMIAPMIEKFAEQYSDASFYKLDVDEVTDIAQKAEVSSMPTIVFYKGGKEVTRVVGANPAAIKQAIASNV
- the SER2 gene encoding phosphoserine phosphatase (similar to Saccharomyces cerevisiae SER2 (YGR208W); ancestral locus Anc_5.125), producing MSRFVITCIAHGESLPQETIDQLANEIIECSKKEISISSTKKLSTRATDIYVEVAESVSQNNLKNELMGMIESHSDVDVIISADNEYRQAKKLFVFDMDSTLIYQEVIELIAAYASVEKQVHEITERAMNNELDFKESLRERVKLLQGLQIDTLYDEIKQKLEITKGVPELCKFLHAKNCKLAVLSGGFIQFASFIKNQLGLDFCKANLLEVDAEGKLTGKTLGPIVDGECKSETLLQLCKDYKVPVESSCMVGDGGNDLPAMATAGFGIAWNAKPKVQKAAPCKLNTKSMKDILYILGYTDDEIYNKQ